Sequence from the Pontibacter pudoricolor genome:
CTTTCATGCTGCGCTTGTTAAACGAGATGGCCACGTGCCGCCACTGGTTTGTAATTTTTTGTGCAGCCAGCTCTTCCGACTCAGAACCGAACTCTTTAAAGCGGGCGCTGTTCGCTCTTATAGCAACCGGATCCCAGAAGTGGCCGTTAATTTCTTCTTTATAGCTTTTAGAATCGTTTACGAGGTAGATATTATACTCCACGTTAGGGTTGTCAGAGTCGAAGAAAATATCCATTTCAATGGTAAAGGTTTCAGGCAGCCATTGTTCTTTGGTCATCAGTGGTTTTATGCTGGTGCCGTAACTTACCAGGTTTATTACACGCTCGTTGCCAAGCATGGCTACTTCGGCGTTGCCGTCATTTAAATCCCAGCGCGACGGAAATTCGCCTACTTCTTCGCCGGCCAGGTTATCAGAGAAAACAACTTTGTTGCCGGGCACAAAATCATATTTCGACCAGGCTTTCATTTTGCCGGGTTCGGTTTCGGAGGCTGTGCTATTGCCATCGCTGGCCGCTTCGTTTTTGGCTGCTTTGTTGCCGGCTATTTTCTTTTTACCGTCTACAACATCATCAACCCCTTTGTCAATCTTCTGATCAATTTTCTGGTTTACTTTATTTTTGATCTTGTTACCGATATCGAACTGGGCGTGCGCAGGCAACGAAAACAGGGCCAGCATACTGATGCCGGCAAGCGAAAGAAATAACTTTTTCATAGTTGGATATAAGGATAGGTTATAGAAAACACAAATGTAGTATTTGTAACTATACCAGTAAATAATTGTGTTGTTATAATTTGTGAGGTTGACGTTTGCCCCAGTAAATGCCATGAAAAACGGGGTGAAGGGCAGGGGAAGTTTCATTCTCCTCTTCTGTTATCCTGAAAGGATTTTTTGAGTTGATAGTAAAGGCTTGACCTGCGGGGCAAGGCCCTCTTTTTCCACCACGTTTTTTTAACAGAATGACAAGAATTTTTTTATTCATTACCAGAATGAAATGACCCTGGGTTGAGGGGCGGTGGCCGGTCAGGTAGCAGATGCAGCCGATTTGCTCGCTGTGTATCTGAACTATAGAACACCGGCTGGCGCTAGGGGACGTTTTAGGCTGTTGCAATGCCTTTGCCGGACTCTGACAGGTAAGTGTTATAGGTTGGTGGACTTTGCTTTAATTTATAGCTGGTATACGTGGCGGGCCGCTACCAGACAGCGCACTTCCCGAAGGCGTTCGGGACGAGAGCAAGGCCTATGTAGAGACGCAATATTTTGCATCTCCGAAGGCAGATCTAACAGTAATGGCCCCCTTAAAAGCAGGAAACCATAAAATGCATTTTATTTCCAACCCGTAAATGTGGAGACACAAGGTATTGCGTCTCCGAAGGCTGTTCAAGTAGTAATCGCATCAACTATAAAACGTTACCCGCTACTCAAACTTATAGCACTTATGATACAGGCATGTCGCTGGAGATACAAGATATTGCGTCTCTACATGGTACAAGAGCTATCTCCAAATGAATTACCGGTGGCGTACAGCTAGGTGTGTGGCAGCAACAGTTTAAAGCGGCCAGTGTCCGCTGGTAGCTCACACTCGCGGGACGCGAGCGGGGGCAGATGCAGGAGATGGCAGAAATGTGCAGGGGGCTATAGTTTAAACAGCTTTTAAGGTAAAACAATAATCCCCGGCCAGAATAAACCGGCCGGGGATTTTATAGTTTATAGTTGAGGCAGCTTAAGCTACTTCTTCTTTCTTGCCCATGCGGTTACGCTCGTTCTCGTCTAAATAGATCTTGCGCATGCGCAGGCTCTTAGGCGTTACTTCCAGGTACTCATCCTTCTGGATGTATTCCATGGCTTCTTCCAGCGAGAAGTTTTTAGCAGGAGCGATCTTGGCGTTATCATCAGAACCGGAAGCACGCATGTTGGTCAGCTTCTTACCTTTCTGGATGTTCACCGTGATATCGTTCTGGCGGTTGTGCTCCCCGATTACCTGGCCCATGTATACATCTACACCCGGATCAACGAAGAATACACCTCTGTCCTGCAATTTATCAATTGAGTAAGCCGTACCAGGACCCGTCTCCATAGAGATGATAGAACCATTGTTACGGCCCGGTATAGTGCCTTTGTGCGGCTCGTATGCCAGGAAACGGTGGTTCATGATCGCCTCACCGGCTGTAGCAGTCAGTACGTTGTTACGCAGACCGATCAGACCACGCGAAGGAATCGTGAACTCCAGGTGCTGCAGGTCTCCCTTAGGCTCCATCACGTTCAGTTCACCTTTACGCATCGATACCAGCTCGATCACTTTACCGGCTGTTTCTTCCGGCACGTCAACTACCAATTGCTCGATAGGCTCGCAACGAACACCGTCAATTTCTTTATAGATTACCTGTGGCTGACCTACCTGAAGCTCATAGCCTTCGCGGCGCATGGTTTCGATAAGTACAGACAAGTGCAGAATACCACGACCAAATACCAGGAATGAATCTTCACGGTCAGTTTCCTTTACGCGTAGTGCCAAGTTCTTTTCAGTTTCTTTGAACAAACGCTCACGAAGGTGACGTGATGTTACGAATTTACCCTCTTTACCGAAGAAAGGAGAGTTGTTGATCGTGAACAACATGTTCATTGTTGGCTCGTCGATA
This genomic interval carries:
- the typA gene encoding translational GTPase TypA: MQNIRNIAIIAHVDHGKTTLVDKIIHASKLFAEHQHFDDLLLDNNDLERERGITIVSKNVSVRYKGVKINVIDTPGHADFGGEVERVLKMADGVLLLVDAFEGAMPQTRFVLGKAIQLGLKPIVVVNKVDKENCRPDEVHEQVFDLMFNLDASEDQLDFTTLYGSSKQGWMSTDWTQPTDNITPLLDAIIDVIPAAPFREGTPQMQITSLDYSSFVGRIAIGRVHRGTLTEGMPINLMKADGSIKKGRIKELQVFEGLGRKSVQEVSAGEICAVTGIEGFDIGDTIADAENPEALARISIDEPTMNMLFTINNSPFFGKEGKFVTSRHLRERLFKETEKNLALRVKETDREDSFLVFGRGILHLSVLIETMRREGYELQVGQPQVIYKEIDGVRCEPIEQLVVDVPEETAGKVIELVSMRKGELNVMEPKGDLQHLEFTIPSRGLIGLRNNVLTATAGEAIMNHRFLAYEPHKGTIPGRNNGSIISMETGPGTAYSIDKLQDRGVFFVDPGVDVYMGQVIGEHNRQNDITVNIQKGKKLTNMRASGSDDNAKIAPAKNFSLEEAMEYIQKDEYLEVTPKSLRMRKIYLDENERNRMGKKEEVA
- a CDS encoding OmpA family protein gives rise to the protein MKKLFLSLAGISMLALFSLPAHAQFDIGNKIKNKVNQKIDQKIDKGVDDVVDGKKKIAGNKAAKNEAASDGNSTASETEPGKMKAWSKYDFVPGNKVVFSDNLAGEEVGEFPSRWDLNDGNAEVAMLGNERVINLVSYGTSIKPLMTKEQWLPETFTIEMDIFFDSDNPNVEYNIYLVNDSKSYKEEINGHFWDPVAIRANSARFKEFGSESEELAAQKITNQWRHVAISFNKRSMKVYLDNQRLINIPNVQGKPTGLRIEIDKRIDANSMVKNVLVAEGGKKLYDQVMADGKIVTYGIKFDVNQATIRPESAGTLADIAKLMEEQPTLKFTVEGHTDSDGDESANQKLSQQRAEAVKTHLVAQGIKADRLEAKGMGETKPIDKNSTPEAKANNRRVEFVKR